The genomic interval CTACACGCAGATCCACCCCACCTGCATCCCGGCCTCGGACGAGTTCCAGTCGAAGCTGACGCTGATGTCGGAGTCGCTGCGCAACGACGGGCGCATCTGGGTGCCGAAGAACCCCGACGACACCCGCCGGGCCGACCAGATCCCCGAAGAGGACCGCGACTATTACCTCGAGCGCAAGTACCCGTCGTTCGGCAACCTGGTCCCCCGCGACGTGGCGTCACGGAACGCCAAGACGGTGGTCGACCAGGGTCGCGGTGTCGGCCCGCTGAAGAACGGCGTCTACCTCGACTTCTCGGGTGCCGTCGCCCGCCTCGGCGAGGACACCATCCGGGAGCGCTACGGGAACCTGTTCGACATGTACGAGCGCATCACCGACGAGGACCCCTACTCGGTCCCGATGCGCATCTACCCGGCGGTCCACTACACGATGGGCGGGCTCTGGGTGGACTACAACCTGATGTCCAACGTGCCCGGCCTGTTCGTGCTGGGCGAGGGCAACTTCTCCGACCACGGCGCCAACCGCCTCGGCGCCTCGGCGCTGATGCAGGGCCTGGCCGACGGCTACTTCGTCGCCAGCTACACCCTGGCCAACTACCTGTCGGGCCAGCTCGGCAACGACCCGGTGCCCACGTCGGACCCCGTCTTCACCGACGTCGAGGCCAACGTGGGCGACCGCATCGCCCGGTTCCTGTCGGTGAAGGGCACCCGCTCGGTCGACGACTTCCACCGCGACCTCGGGAAGATCATGTGGGAGTACTGCGGCATGGCCCGCAACAAGGAGGGCCTGGAGAAGGCCCTCTCCGAGATCCCGGCCCTGCGCGAGGAGTTCTGGAAGGACGTGCGGGTGCTCGGCGGCAACTCGCTCAACCAGTCGCTGGAGAAGGCCGGCCGCGTCGCCGACTTCTTCGAGCTGGGCGAGCTGCTGGTGCGCGACGCCCTCCACCGGGAGGAGTCGTGCGGAGGCCACTTCCGCGAGGAGCACCAGACCGACGACGGCGAGGCGCTCCGCGACGACGACCAGTTCGCCTACGTCGGCGCCTGGGAGTGGACCGGCAAGGGCAACGACCCGAAGCTCCACAAGGAGCCCCTCGACTTCAAGA from Acidimicrobiales bacterium carries:
- a CDS encoding fumarate reductase/succinate dehydrogenase flavoprotein subunit; the encoded protein is MIGELNGNVPDYPIDEAWTNHKFDMTLVAPHNRRRFKIIIVGTGLAGASAAATLGEQGYDVEVFTLHDSPRRAHSIAAQGGINAAKNYKGDGDSVQRLFYDTIKGGDFRSREANVYRLAEVSANIIDQCVAQGVPFAREYGGLLDNRSFGGAQVARTFYARGQTGQQLLLGAYQALARQVHAGTVKLHTRTEMLDLVVKDGVAVGITVRDMVTGQVLSHSAHAVVLATGGYGNVYYLSTNAKFSNVTAGWRAHRRGALFANPCYTQIHPTCIPASDEFQSKLTLMSESLRNDGRIWVPKNPDDTRRADQIPEEDRDYYLERKYPSFGNLVPRDVASRNAKTVVDQGRGVGPLKNGVYLDFSGAVARLGEDTIRERYGNLFDMYERITDEDPYSVPMRIYPAVHYTMGGLWVDYNLMSNVPGLFVLGEGNFSDHGANRLGASALMQGLADGYFVASYTLANYLSGQLGNDPVPTSDPVFTDVEANVGDRIARFLSVKGTRSVDDFHRDLGKIMWEYCGMARNKEGLEKALSEIPALREEFWKDVRVLGGNSLNQSLEKAGRVADFFELGELLVRDALHREESCGGHFREEHQTDDGEALRDDDQFAYVGAWEWTGKGNDPKLHKEPLDFKNVHLTQRSYK